The proteins below come from a single Triticum aestivum cultivar Chinese Spring chromosome 5D, IWGSC CS RefSeq v2.1, whole genome shotgun sequence genomic window:
- the LOC123123933 gene encoding 11-beta-hydroxysteroid dehydrogenase A: MDLVNGALNWAAMPAMVASLLLFYPPYYLFKLCYSFLSYLFPDDLKRKVVLITGASSGIGEQLAYQYATKGACLALLARREWSLRQVADRAFELGAPDVIILPGDVADPDDCNRFVQATIDHYGRLDHLVCNAGIASVGAFQEIPDVTNYSPQLDVNFWGAVQSTFAALPHLKRTRGRIVVTASATGWNPVPRMVFYNAANAALINFFETLRSELGSEVGITIVTPGWIESEMSKGKFLKEHGGVEVDQEYRDAQIGLFPVEYAKNCARAMVQAARQGDRYLTVPSWFGTMYLWRVFAPEVVEFCYRLLYMHGHGGGDQTDAPSKTMAQGGGKQMLYPSSLRSSDVKND, translated from the exons ATGGATCTGGTGAACGGCGCGCTCAACTGGGCGGCGATGCCCGCCATGGTCGCCTCCCTCCTGCTCTTCTACCCGCCCTACTACCTCTTCAAGCTCTGCTACTCCTTCCTCTCCTACCTCTTCCCCGACGACCTCAAGCGCAAGGTCGTCCTCATCACCGGCGCCTCCTCCGGCATCGGCGAG CAACTGGCCTACCAGTACGCCACCAAGGGGGCATGCCTTGCCCTGCTCGCCAGGAGGGAGTGGAGCCTGCGGCAGGTCGCCGACCGCGCCTTCGAGCTCGGCGCGCCCGACGTCATCATTCTCCCCGGCGACGTCGCAGACCCCGACGACTGCAACAGATTTGTTCAGGCCACAATCGACCACTACGGCCGAT TGGACCATCTTGTGTGCAACGCTGGAATTGCGAGCGTGGGCGCTTTTCAGGAGATTCCTGACGTTACTAACTACAGCCCGCAGCTT GATGTCAACTTCTGGGGTGCAGTTCAGTCCACTTTTGCTGCTCTGCCCCATCTTAAAAGGACCCGAGGGAGGATCGTGGTCACCGCCTCCGCAACCGGATGGAACCCTGTTCCGCGAATGGTTTTCTATAAT GCCGCCAATGCCGCACTGATTAACTTCTTCGAGACCCTACGGTCGGAGCTTGGTAGTGAAGTTGGCATCACAATAGTGACGCCTGGGTGGATCGAGTCCGAGATGTCCAAAGGCAAGTTtctcaaggagcacggcggcgtggAGGTTGATCAAGAATATCGAGAT GCCCAAATCGGTCTCTTCCCGGTGGAGTACGCGAAGAACTGCGCGAGGGCCATGGTGCAGGCAGCTCGCCAAGGTGACCGTTACCTCACCGTGCCGTCATGGTTCGGAACAATGTACCTGTGGAGGGTGTTTGCGCCGGAGGTCGTCGAGTTCTGCTACCGCCTCCTGTATATGCACGGCCATGGCGGTGGCGACCAGACCGACGCGCCGAGCAAGACGATGGCCCAGGGTGGCGGGAAGCAGATGCTGTACCCCTCCTCGCTGCGCTCTTCGGACGTCAAAAACGACTAG